A portion of the Corallococcus silvisoli genome contains these proteins:
- a CDS encoding M35 family metallo-endopeptidase, whose amino-acid sequence MKLTCLILAALVFIPIHANAKEAIEIKLASKTTKYPADMPVDLVVTFTNISDSPVRILNYQTPVVEGIEADILSVSRDRKPVEYIGRLYKRVVPSDRDFLTLKPGESVSGIASLWDNYDLSGSGTYAVQYRTEVLSQGTSKGGASLEAFSNVLLLDIEGREPPLDPDDADDEEPVTKIVDGTNGKFKSCSTSEKNDLINAREHALNYADDAYDYLVAGTVTSRYTTWFGANDSSRYSTVREHFRKIRNAVDNASFQYYCNCNKSGVYAFVRPKKEYKIHLCPAFWSAPMTGTDSKAGTLVHEVSHFRVVAETDDLAYGHTAAASLALSNPGNAVRNADSHEYFAEATPYSPYNPCAPTVTSHTGAPISATWDGVNCYVMTVPAGSGPFVYNNSYYINAVPGTSCPAPSSYDTANCYVLPYPSWSTTYFVWSGNLYLTPGPGNACPAPSSFDGANCFVMPLPWGSTPFKFANNLYITPTPHCPMGSFDSEHCYLGTAPASRTASVWGSSFYYSH is encoded by the coding sequence ATGAAACTGACATGTCTCATCTTGGCCGCGCTTGTCTTCATTCCCATCCACGCGAACGCCAAGGAGGCCATTGAGATCAAGCTCGCCTCCAAGACGACGAAGTATCCGGCGGACATGCCCGTCGACCTGGTCGTCACCTTCACGAACATCTCCGACAGCCCGGTGCGGATCCTCAACTACCAGACCCCCGTGGTGGAAGGGATTGAGGCCGACATCCTCTCCGTCTCCCGGGACAGGAAGCCGGTGGAATACATTGGCCGGCTCTACAAGCGCGTGGTCCCCTCCGACCGGGACTTCCTGACCCTCAAGCCAGGAGAGAGCGTCTCGGGCATCGCCTCGCTCTGGGACAACTACGACCTCTCCGGCTCGGGGACGTATGCGGTCCAGTACCGGACCGAAGTCCTCAGCCAGGGAACCAGCAAGGGCGGAGCATCGCTCGAGGCGTTCTCCAACGTCCTCTTGCTCGACATCGAGGGTCGCGAGCCCCCGCTCGATCCGGATGACGCGGACGACGAGGAGCCGGTCACCAAGATCGTCGACGGCACCAATGGGAAGTTCAAGTCGTGCAGCACCTCGGAGAAGAACGACCTCATCAATGCCCGGGAGCATGCGCTCAACTACGCGGATGACGCCTATGACTATCTGGTGGCCGGGACCGTGACGTCCCGCTACACCACCTGGTTCGGCGCCAACGACTCCTCTCGCTACAGCACCGTCCGCGAGCACTTCCGGAAGATCCGGAACGCCGTGGACAACGCCTCCTTCCAGTACTACTGCAACTGCAACAAGTCCGGCGTCTACGCCTTCGTCCGCCCCAAGAAGGAATACAAGATCCACCTCTGCCCTGCGTTCTGGTCCGCGCCGATGACAGGGACGGATTCGAAGGCGGGAACGCTGGTTCATGAAGTCAGCCACTTCCGGGTGGTCGCCGAGACGGATGACCTGGCCTATGGACACACGGCCGCGGCGAGCCTTGCTCTCTCGAACCCTGGCAATGCCGTCAGGAACGCGGACTCCCACGAATATTTCGCGGAAGCCACGCCGTACAGTCCCTACAACCCCTGTGCCCCGACCGTCACCTCCCATACGGGCGCGCCGATCTCCGCGACCTGGGACGGGGTGAACTGTTACGTGATGACGGTGCCCGCAGGCTCGGGACCGTTCGTCTACAACAACAGCTACTACATCAACGCCGTGCCCGGCACCTCATGCCCGGCACCGTCGTCGTACGACACGGCGAACTGCTACGTCCTCCCCTACCCGTCCTGGAGCACCACCTACTTCGTCTGGTCGGGGAATCTGTATCTGACGCCGGGACCGGGCAATGCCTGCCCCGCGCCGTCGTCGTTCGACGGGGCCAACTGCTTCGTCATGCCGCTGCCCTGGGGTTCGACGCCGTTCAAGTTCGCGAACAACCTCTACATCACGCCCACGCCCCACTGCCCCATGGGCAGCTTCGACAGCGAGCATTGCTATCTCGGGACGGCGCCCGCCAGCCGGACGGCCTCCGTGTGGGGTTCGTCGTTCTATTACAGCCACTGA
- the gspC gene encoding type II secretion system protein GspC codes for MHRSLQGLFVLIVFSCALAAALIVNQGFEAVVTPGPRETPPAAHRPTSGPTVAALEANQLARLTGLSLRDEIPTAPAQPLALSRSMMGLRLLGTLVAQDPRWSMASVHELPGGSAHSLMVSDIIQGARVFAIERERILLMVDGRVEYIDGSATVAPVPVNVHPGAVMPGGSGLGRGIRETGTDTYSIPREDVTEAITHLNELSMQARIVPAFRDGRAVGFKLFSIQDGSLYSRLGLRNGDVLQRINGLDLDSPDKALEAFTKLRDARRIELQLERGGAPARRVFDVQ; via the coding sequence GTGCACAGGTCCCTTCAGGGACTGTTCGTCTTGATTGTCTTTTCCTGCGCCCTGGCGGCGGCGCTGATCGTGAATCAAGGATTCGAGGCGGTCGTAACCCCTGGCCCCCGCGAGACACCGCCCGCGGCGCACAGGCCCACGAGCGGCCCCACGGTGGCGGCACTGGAGGCGAACCAGCTCGCGCGGCTGACGGGCCTCTCCCTCCGCGACGAGATACCCACGGCTCCGGCCCAGCCCCTGGCCCTTTCCCGGAGCATGATGGGCCTTCGCCTGCTCGGGACCCTGGTGGCGCAGGATCCCCGGTGGTCCATGGCTTCGGTCCATGAGCTGCCAGGCGGCAGCGCGCACAGCCTGATGGTCAGCGACATCATCCAGGGCGCCCGCGTCTTCGCCATCGAGCGGGAGCGCATCCTGCTCATGGTGGACGGACGGGTCGAATACATCGACGGCTCAGCGACCGTGGCCCCCGTGCCTGTGAATGTCCATCCGGGTGCGGTGATGCCAGGAGGCTCCGGCCTGGGCCGGGGCATCCGGGAGACGGGCACGGACACCTATTCGATTCCCCGTGAGGACGTCACCGAGGCGATCACGCACTTGAATGAACTGTCGATGCAGGCCCGCATCGTGCCCGCCTTCCGCGACGGCCGCGCCGTGGGCTTCAAGCTCTTCTCCATCCAGGACGGCTCGCTCTACTCCCGGCTCGGGCTGCGCAATGGAGACGTGCTCCAGCGCATCAACGGCCTGGACCTGGACAGCCCCGACAAGGCGCTGGAGGCCTTCACGAAGCTGCGCGACGCGCGGCGCATCGAGCTTCAGCTCGAGCGCGGGGGCGCCCCCGCCCGGAGGGTCTTCGACGTCCAGTAG
- a CDS encoding oxygen-binding di-iron domain-containing protein, whose product MSHTDAPAPQIDLNRTAVEIAPETFWVGKREPGGIFFANPYLRRFRGTDARTKKAAEFNLLIDPGSSSDFSTIHTKVVSLIGGMDRLSALFINHQDPDVGSSANIISARYSPRASILCSEDTWRLIVHFNLPRNRFIPTEKFSQGLSVPTGHRLLPVPSPFCHFRGAVMLYDPQTRVLFTGDLFGGLTDSKAQGLWADESDWTGIRAFHQIYMPVNSALVRAVAAIRKLTPAVEMIAPQHGRVIRGKLVQQFLERMERLQVGLDIIDEAQDRTHLQAWNSVVDRVLTLARGYLGDSVEAKLTASDQLSDTAKFNGKRLEVSRMGKWTLEHVVELLCQGEPTEISGPIMVEATIAAAEYNLPTPHLDIEGAGAPAPVSLLES is encoded by the coding sequence ATGAGCCACACCGACGCCCCCGCCCCGCAGATAGACCTCAACCGCACCGCCGTGGAGATCGCCCCCGAGACCTTCTGGGTCGGGAAGCGCGAGCCCGGCGGCATCTTCTTCGCCAATCCCTACCTGCGGCGCTTTCGCGGCACGGACGCGCGCACGAAGAAGGCCGCGGAGTTCAATCTCCTCATCGACCCCGGGTCGAGCAGCGACTTCTCCACCATCCACACCAAGGTGGTGTCGCTGATTGGCGGGATGGACCGGCTGTCCGCGCTCTTCATCAACCACCAGGATCCGGACGTGGGCTCGTCGGCGAACATCATCTCCGCGCGCTACTCGCCGCGCGCGAGCATCCTGTGCTCCGAGGACACCTGGCGGCTCATCGTCCACTTCAACCTGCCGCGCAACCGCTTCATCCCGACGGAGAAGTTCTCCCAGGGGCTGAGCGTGCCCACCGGGCACCGGTTGTTGCCGGTGCCGTCGCCCTTCTGCCACTTCCGGGGGGCGGTGATGCTCTACGACCCGCAGACGCGGGTGCTCTTCACGGGCGACCTCTTCGGCGGCCTCACGGACAGCAAGGCCCAGGGCCTGTGGGCGGACGAGTCCGACTGGACGGGCATCCGGGCGTTCCACCAAATCTACATGCCGGTGAACTCGGCGTTGGTGCGCGCGGTGGCGGCCATCCGGAAGCTGACGCCCGCGGTGGAGATGATCGCCCCCCAGCACGGCCGCGTCATCCGGGGCAAGCTCGTGCAGCAGTTCCTGGAGCGCATGGAGCGGCTGCAGGTGGGCCTGGACATCATCGACGAGGCGCAGGACCGCACGCACCTGCAGGCGTGGAACTCGGTGGTGGACCGGGTGCTGACGCTGGCGCGCGGCTACCTGGGGGACTCGGTGGAGGCGAAGCTCACCGCGAGCGACCAGCTGTCGGACACGGCGAAGTTCAATGGCAAGCGGCTGGAGGTGAGCCGGATGGGCAAGTGGACGCTGGAGCACGTGGTGGAATTGCTCTGCCAGGGCGAGCCCACGGAGATCTCCGGCCCCATCATGGTGGAGGCCACCATCGCCGCCGCCGAGTACAACCTGCCCACGCCCCACCTGGACATCGAGGGCGCGGGCGCACCGGCCCCCGTCTCGCTGTTGGAGTCGTGA
- a CDS encoding transglycosylase SLT domain-containing protein has product MKVSLQHLALLASATLLSAQAPAPSDASTAPVTPAATAPAPTPVGPKGLLGAASTEETDQAPASRTDSAPSEAQLTPPPDADKAPLPGGYVQVFNPAFPGLVPPTPVVHRGRRYGLEDLAPYFADGKKRDAKDAFDKGQYTRARALLEAEGDSPPVRYLRALSAVRAGDDKAAAVEMAALANDYPALRDRCLTHAGVALESQGQLDAAAESFKQVPEGSRMYVDARLGLARVLRKKKDYDGAMAALTPLTQRTMTGWGRNVGAEALIATADLAVEKKDKAAERAALWRLWASQPLSPIVKQVEKRLKGQTPPVEAKVGRAEALIEAHRNKQGMAILEPMLATMKLPDALACRAHFAFGKGQRKERQHTRAIQVLTPVVDQCKDRDLLARALYVLGSSRSIVDQQRGTETYERLAREFPDHSFADDALFYAADLYVKTNRPQDAMARLDEVARLYPKGDFLGEALFKAFWVARTSKVEDGGFAFLDRIEEQFANADESYDVERARYWRARTLEERGNIQGAAELMEALAVEHPATYYGLMARSKLGELDAKRLERASSKIFDVPESASPWPMFAGPMGEDPHFRAGVELLRLGFADSVSSELMLVNRSSQPPESMRLLVMVLSQSGDMRSAHAIARLALRKDLSGRITAQTRPVWEVAYPNAFRDLIEKHTVPAGVEPDLLQALMREESALDPKALSWAGALGLTQLMPSTAKGVARDLKVKHFTVDSLLQPELNIRFGAHYLGGLIKQFKGHTPYAVGSYNAGSGAVNRWRAASPDLPLDAWVEEIPIAETRGYIKRVLRSYNTYQLLYGRVPKVPVMPSASR; this is encoded by the coding sequence ATGAAAGTGTCCCTCCAGCATCTGGCCCTCCTCGCCTCCGCGACGCTCCTGTCGGCGCAGGCTCCCGCCCCTTCCGACGCCTCCACCGCCCCGGTGACGCCGGCCGCCACGGCACCGGCCCCCACGCCCGTGGGGCCCAAGGGCCTCCTGGGCGCGGCGTCCACGGAGGAGACGGATCAGGCCCCCGCGTCGCGCACGGACAGCGCGCCGTCGGAGGCGCAGCTGACGCCGCCGCCGGACGCGGACAAGGCGCCGCTGCCGGGGGGCTACGTGCAGGTCTTCAACCCGGCCTTCCCGGGGCTCGTGCCGCCCACGCCGGTGGTGCACCGCGGGCGCCGCTATGGGCTGGAGGACCTGGCGCCGTACTTCGCCGACGGGAAGAAGCGGGACGCGAAGGACGCGTTCGACAAGGGGCAGTACACCCGGGCGCGCGCGCTGCTGGAGGCCGAGGGTGACAGCCCGCCGGTGCGCTACCTGCGCGCGCTGTCGGCGGTGCGCGCCGGGGACGACAAGGCGGCGGCGGTGGAGATGGCGGCGCTGGCCAACGACTACCCGGCGCTGAGGGACCGCTGCCTCACGCACGCGGGCGTGGCGCTGGAGTCCCAGGGCCAGCTGGACGCTGCGGCGGAGAGCTTCAAGCAGGTGCCGGAGGGCTCGCGGATGTACGTGGACGCGCGCCTGGGGCTGGCGCGGGTGCTGCGCAAGAAGAAGGACTACGACGGCGCGATGGCGGCGCTCACGCCCCTCACCCAGCGCACGATGACGGGCTGGGGCCGCAACGTGGGCGCGGAGGCGCTGATCGCGACGGCGGACCTGGCGGTGGAGAAGAAGGACAAGGCCGCCGAGCGCGCCGCGCTGTGGCGCCTGTGGGCGAGCCAGCCCCTGTCGCCCATCGTCAAGCAGGTGGAGAAGCGCCTCAAGGGCCAGACGCCGCCGGTGGAGGCGAAGGTGGGCCGCGCGGAGGCGCTGATCGAGGCGCACCGCAACAAGCAGGGCATGGCCATCCTGGAGCCGATGCTGGCGACGATGAAGCTGCCGGACGCGCTCGCGTGCCGGGCGCACTTCGCCTTCGGCAAGGGGCAGCGCAAGGAGCGCCAGCACACGCGCGCCATCCAGGTGCTCACGCCGGTGGTGGACCAGTGCAAGGACCGCGACCTGCTGGCCCGCGCGCTGTACGTGCTGGGCTCGTCGCGCTCCATCGTGGATCAGCAGCGCGGGACGGAGACGTACGAGCGGCTGGCGCGCGAGTTCCCGGACCACTCGTTCGCGGACGACGCGCTCTTCTACGCGGCGGACCTGTACGTGAAGACGAACCGCCCCCAGGACGCGATGGCGCGCCTGGACGAGGTAGCGCGGCTGTACCCCAAGGGTGACTTCCTGGGCGAGGCGCTCTTCAAGGCGTTCTGGGTGGCGCGCACGTCGAAGGTGGAGGACGGCGGCTTCGCCTTCCTGGACCGCATCGAGGAGCAGTTCGCCAACGCGGACGAGTCCTACGACGTGGAGCGCGCGCGCTACTGGCGGGCGCGCACGCTGGAGGAGCGCGGCAACATCCAGGGCGCCGCGGAGCTGATGGAGGCGCTCGCGGTGGAGCACCCGGCCACGTACTACGGCCTGATGGCGCGCTCGAAGCTGGGCGAGCTGGACGCGAAGCGGCTGGAGCGCGCCTCGTCGAAGATCTTCGACGTGCCGGAGTCCGCCAGCCCCTGGCCGATGTTCGCGGGCCCCATGGGCGAGGATCCGCACTTCCGCGCGGGCGTGGAGCTGCTTCGCCTGGGCTTCGCGGACTCCGTGTCGTCGGAGCTGATGCTGGTGAACCGCTCGAGCCAGCCGCCGGAGTCCATGCGGCTGCTGGTGATGGTGCTGTCGCAGTCCGGGGACATGCGGTCGGCGCACGCCATCGCGCGGCTCGCGCTGCGCAAGGACCTGAGCGGGCGCATCACCGCGCAGACGCGGCCGGTGTGGGAGGTGGCCTATCCCAACGCCTTCCGCGACCTCATCGAGAAGCACACCGTGCCCGCGGGCGTGGAGCCGGACCTGCTCCAGGCGCTGATGCGCGAGGAGAGCGCGTTGGACCCCAAGGCCCTGTCCTGGGCCGGCGCGCTGGGCCTCACGCAGCTGATGCCGTCCACGGCGAAGGGCGTGGCGCGCGACCTCAAGGTGAAGCACTTCACCGTGGACTCGCTGCTCCAGCCGGAGCTGAACATCCGCTTCGGCGCGCACTACCTGGGCGGTCTCATCAAGCAGTTCAAGGGCCACACGCCCTACGCGGTCGGCAGCTACAACGCGGGCTCCGGCGCGGTGAACCGCTGGCGCGCGGCCAGCCCGGACCTGCCGCTGGACGCGTGGGTGGAGGAGATCCCCATCGCGGAGACGCGCGGCTACATCAAGCGCGTGCTGCGCTCGTACAACACCTACCAGCTCCTCTATGGCCGCGTGCCCAAGGTGCCGGTGATGCCCAGCGCCTCGCGCTAG
- a CDS encoding GAF domain-containing sensor histidine kinase: protein MDIRTQSALLASIIGLALGVSMLLRPGRPRVLTLYSVFTLTVAGYYLSLFFHSIFPAQDYPWVSRIALGATIAVVSLVPGAAVSFFLEFLGVSKGAHLVGRRLALLSAVLGLTVAVTPLADKTWARVAMGTWVLGTLFTSVSLLVHRVRTTESRIEQFRLAYLAIGAGAAVLFNGLDFLSRFDIPFPTLGPVFATLYLFFLAQTLLRLRLMDLHELLGKIASQTVLAIILAAVFTVLTAWVDENTSLFVFNTVVAAFVILILLDPLRTKVEEMVVRIFFRERFALLGTLGALRVRMASVIEISELARVVLDALHETGRVTHASVYLMAEDRPGYRLLDSRGPLPVALLDTAAARGVLFAVASGQKAVLLENIERRISVMRVQAVEGKRFRDELKRLNDTRAALLQMKAGISVPLMGNDRVIGFLNLWDERVPEAYASDEIALILEVSERMATVLENSKLYEKIRERDRLAALGEMAAGLAHEIRNPLGAIKGAAQCLDPKRLPGEDGEFLDVIVEEVNRLNGVVTAFLDYSRPLKQNFGPTDLNEVVTRTMRLIQNDMPATAELAVELDLRLPRTEGDAEQLKQVLINLVQNAVQALGPQKGCITVRTEKPERFGDFRSAAGEFVEVRVSDNGPGIPADQQPHIFIPFFTTKQKGTGLGLAICQRIVKNHGGSISVQSKMSEGTTFVIRLPALPSEPVEGALPEGTPAPPTRPSQSALPVPEELREPAPAPAKPPEPKPKKEKRRRAG, encoded by the coding sequence ATGGATATCCGCACCCAGAGCGCACTGCTTGCATCCATCATCGGCCTGGCGCTGGGCGTGTCCATGTTGTTGCGCCCCGGGCGGCCCCGGGTCCTCACCCTCTACTCCGTCTTCACCCTGACGGTCGCCGGGTACTACCTCAGCCTCTTCTTCCACAGCATCTTCCCCGCCCAGGACTACCCCTGGGTGTCCCGCATCGCCCTCGGGGCCACCATCGCCGTCGTCTCCCTGGTCCCTGGAGCGGCGGTCTCCTTCTTCCTTGAGTTCTTGGGGGTCAGCAAGGGCGCCCACCTGGTCGGCCGGCGGCTCGCCCTCCTGTCCGCCGTGCTGGGGCTCACGGTCGCCGTCACTCCGTTGGCGGACAAAACATGGGCCCGGGTGGCGATGGGGACCTGGGTGCTGGGCACCCTGTTCACGTCCGTGTCGCTGCTGGTGCACCGGGTGCGCACGACGGAATCGCGCATCGAGCAGTTCCGGCTGGCGTACCTGGCCATTGGCGCGGGCGCGGCGGTGCTCTTCAACGGCCTGGACTTCCTGAGCCGCTTCGACATCCCGTTCCCCACGCTGGGGCCCGTCTTCGCGACGCTCTACCTGTTCTTCCTCGCGCAGACGCTGCTGCGGCTGCGGCTGATGGACCTGCACGAGCTGCTGGGGAAGATCGCCTCGCAGACGGTGCTGGCCATCATCCTGGCGGCGGTCTTCACGGTGCTCACCGCGTGGGTGGACGAGAACACGTCGCTGTTCGTCTTCAACACGGTGGTGGCCGCGTTCGTCATCCTCATCCTGTTGGATCCGCTGCGCACCAAGGTGGAGGAGATGGTGGTGCGCATCTTCTTCCGCGAGCGCTTCGCCCTGCTGGGCACGCTGGGCGCGCTGCGCGTGCGGATGGCGTCCGTCATCGAGATCTCGGAGCTGGCGCGCGTGGTGCTGGATGCCCTGCACGAGACGGGGCGCGTGACGCACGCGTCGGTGTACCTGATGGCGGAGGACCGGCCCGGCTACCGGCTGCTGGATTCGCGGGGCCCGCTGCCGGTGGCGCTGCTGGACACGGCCGCCGCGCGCGGCGTGCTGTTCGCGGTGGCCAGCGGGCAGAAGGCGGTGCTGCTGGAGAACATCGAGCGGCGCATCTCCGTGATGCGGGTGCAGGCGGTGGAGGGCAAGCGCTTCCGCGACGAGCTGAAGCGGCTCAATGACACGCGCGCCGCGCTGCTCCAGATGAAGGCCGGCATCAGCGTCCCGCTGATGGGCAATGACCGCGTGATCGGCTTCCTGAACCTCTGGGACGAGCGGGTCCCGGAGGCGTACGCGTCCGACGAGATCGCCCTCATCCTGGAGGTCTCCGAGCGGATGGCGACGGTGCTGGAGAACTCCAAGCTGTACGAGAAGATCCGCGAGCGCGACCGCCTGGCCGCGCTGGGTGAGATGGCGGCGGGCCTCGCGCATGAGATCCGCAACCCGCTGGGCGCCATCAAGGGCGCGGCGCAGTGCCTGGACCCCAAGCGCCTGCCGGGCGAGGACGGCGAGTTCCTGGACGTCATCGTGGAGGAGGTCAACCGGCTCAACGGCGTGGTGACGGCGTTCCTCGACTACTCGCGTCCGCTGAAGCAGAACTTCGGGCCCACCGACCTCAACGAGGTGGTGACGCGCACGATGCGGCTCATCCAGAACGACATGCCGGCCACCGCGGAGCTGGCGGTGGAGCTGGACCTGCGCCTGCCGCGCACGGAGGGTGACGCGGAGCAGCTCAAGCAGGTGTTGATCAACCTGGTGCAGAACGCCGTGCAGGCGCTGGGGCCCCAGAAGGGCTGCATCACGGTGCGCACGGAGAAGCCGGAGCGCTTCGGGGACTTCCGCAGCGCGGCCGGCGAGTTCGTGGAGGTGCGCGTCTCCGACAACGGGCCGGGCATCCCGGCGGATCAGCAGCCGCACATCTTCATCCCCTTCTTCACGACGAAGCAGAAGGGCACGGGCCTGGGGCTGGCCATCTGCCAGCGCATCGTGAAGAACCACGGCGGCAGCATCAGCGTGCAGAGCAAGATGAGCGAAGGCACCACGTTCGTCATCCGGCTGCCGGCGCTGCCGTCGGAGCCGGTGGAAGGCGCGCTGCCGGAGGGCACGCCCGCGCCCCCCACCCGCCCCTCCCAGTCCGCCCTGCCCGTCCCCGAGGAGCTGCGCGAGCCCGCCCCCGCCCCCGCGAAGCCCCCGGAGCCGAAGCCGAAGAAGGAAAAGCGCCGCCGCGCGGGCTGA
- a CDS encoding TFIIB-type zinc ribbon-containing protein: MRACPFCQTTMRSTYARGVVRDECGACGAAWLEAEMLAKLIGGPTLESVFEQAKGKPGRCKGCEASLQYVPGCPSCGRQAPTCPTCGGAPLPAVDLRDVAVDVCVKCRGVALDSEELARLQKAAEPEPRREPMPGPVDFEHEYDDPRGLSLLPKVHLGDVPACVTCGRRIDPRYGFVWEERLFCGSCAPEGSAPYTDELTKARPSETYGRRARHLNNSAAESAVVWLLSKIFK; this comes from the coding sequence ATGCGGGCGTGCCCCTTCTGTCAGACGACGATGCGCAGCACCTACGCCCGGGGCGTGGTGCGTGACGAGTGTGGAGCGTGCGGCGCCGCCTGGCTCGAAGCGGAGATGCTGGCGAAGCTCATCGGTGGCCCCACGCTGGAGTCCGTCTTCGAGCAGGCCAAGGGGAAGCCCGGGCGGTGCAAGGGGTGCGAGGCGTCCCTCCAGTACGTCCCCGGCTGTCCTTCCTGCGGGCGTCAGGCGCCGACCTGCCCTACGTGCGGCGGCGCGCCCCTCCCCGCCGTCGACCTCCGGGACGTCGCGGTGGACGTCTGCGTGAAGTGCCGGGGCGTGGCGCTGGACTCGGAGGAGCTGGCCCGGCTCCAGAAGGCGGCGGAGCCCGAGCCCCGCCGGGAGCCGATGCCGGGCCCCGTGGACTTCGAGCACGAGTACGACGACCCGCGGGGGCTGAGCCTGCTGCCCAAGGTGCACCTGGGCGACGTGCCCGCCTGCGTGACGTGCGGGAGGCGCATCGACCCGCGCTACGGCTTCGTCTGGGAGGAGCGCCTGTTCTGCGGCAGCTGCGCGCCGGAGGGCTCCGCCCCGTACACGGACGAGCTGACCAAGGCCCGGCCCAGCGAAACCTATGGCCGCCGCGCCCGGCACCTCAACAACAGCGCCGCCGAGTCCGCTGTCGTGTGGTTGCTGTCGAAGATCTTCAAATAG